From the Coffea eugenioides isolate CCC68of chromosome 1, Ceug_1.0, whole genome shotgun sequence genome, the window AATACCACAAAAACCATATGTCAAAAGAAAATGCCACATCTCTTCTTTCATTCATATTGCTGGTTGCTGTTCCTCCTCTAATTTGTTGTTCGTTTCACCGTTTGTTTGAAAGATGCAAGTGCAAAGTTATTGGCCGCTTGGGGCACATTACGCTGGTTTCTCCTTGCCGGCTTCTTTGCCTCTGATTTTGACCCTGGCTGCCGAACTTTCACTCCTCTTATCAGCTGTACGTACAGCAAGCAGCGTCATCTTAATTAAATAAACTTGAGCAACTGCTAAGATGAGTGGGAGGGCTACAGTCTAAAAAGAAATCAACAAGTTGCTTACGTATTTGCCACATTTCGTGTCCGAGTATATGACGATAAAGTCGCCCTCTTGAAGTCCATTTACGCGCACAAAATCCCCTAGAGGCGAAGAAAACGCACTTTAAAGAAAgaaactttttatttatttttttatttttttggttttgagaCTACTTTCATGGTAGGGATCAACAAAAATAGATTGCTTACCGGTGTTTTCAAGAAGGTACATTCTGCTCTTGTTATTTGgccaaaatctggaaattaaAGCCGTTAATATATAGAAGTGGCATGCGAAACACAAATCagtttattttttcaaaaactatttACGTACTACTCAAGTAACGAAGCTTAAAATTGTTAAATGAACTTGTCATACCTATACCGCATGTTCCAGACATTAGAAGTGCCAATGTCTTCCAGGGCTATGGGGATTCCATCCCTTGATTCAAGTTCAGGAAGATGCGTTTCTGCCTCTTTCTGAGGGATCAAATCGAAAATCCAACGAAAGATATTAATTACAAAGTAGGCAACATTTACAATGTCAGTAAGATACAATCTTATAAATGATCAGGATACAAATCTAtgaattacaaaataaattgaGGAACGTACTTTGGGCAACACAATTCTTCCCAAATTACCCACATCGCTTTGTTTCAACACTTTCTGCAGCAAAAACTTCAAGTTCTTCTCCGTTTTCCAACTCTACATGACAATATTAATAACAACCGTTTCAATTCAACAGTATCCAGAAAGCTATACCAACAGATTCACCGAAACTCACATGATCAACCTTGAAAGAGCAACGAGcgtgaatatatatatatacattaaaaaaaagagGCCAAACATGATATATACACCTGCTTTCTATCAGATGATGGAACCTGACGCTGATGATTCTGCTGCGGTTGCAGGTACGCCCGATCCACAGGTTGAGTTGGTGCTTGCCTATGTGATGGTTCATCAGGTGAAACCAAAGGCCGCATAGTCGAAGCCATCGGAGCAGGAGCAGGCGGAGGAACTGCAGGGGACCAGTAAATCCAATTCCCTGGATTAGCTGGAGAGTTGGAGGTGCAATCATCTCCAACAGCAGGGATCCTCGTTGCATGTTGTTCATTCACTAGACTCTGAGGCTGATTTTGGTGAGTATGATGATGATGACTATGATGATGCCGATATTGGTGCAGAGAAATCCGTCGTTGGCGTGCCATCCTTTTCTTGCGGGCCTCCTTGGTGGCTGAAGAACCATATCTCACCAATCTTTCGCCACTGCTCCCATCAAAAACCTGATACGGATATGGATTTGCATACAGAGCTTGAGCTTGGGAGCCGGACACGGGAAGTTTAGTATTATCCGGGAACGGGTTGTACTGAGCCTGCGGCATCGAATATGGTCCACTCCACGATTGAGGAGAGTCCGTGGGTTGATGATATTCTGCTGGAACCAGATATAGATTTGCATTATTCATAGTTTGGTTCGACACGGGAACAGCAACAGCAACAGTTGCCGCTGCAGCACAAGAATAAGGATCACACGCATATCCTCCCATGGTGGGCGGGAATGGCGCCGCGAGGGAGTTAGGACAAGACTCGCATGGAGGTGCAGGTGGAACCCAAGGTGATGGAGAGGGAGAAAGGCAAGCAGTTGATGGATCTTGATGACTACAGGGAACAACAGATTTGCAGTTAATCAAATCAGTAGTAGTGGGGctagggttagggttagggttagggtttaTGGTTTCGTGAGCAGCTGCAGCAGCCGGTGCCTGTTCATGATAGTGATAGGAGATTGGGTCAAAGTCAGCTGCAGCTCTTGAACCCATTTCTGTGGCTCTTCTTTTGTGAAGCTGGTATTGTTCCACCCACTCCAGAATGAGCTTCAACAATTGCTTCTTGCCCTCTTTGGTGCAGCCCAGACGTTTGGAGGCGCACTCAATGGTAGAGCGCTTGAGCTTGATACTCCTCATATCTTCAGCCGAAATGTGATCTTTGTTTTGCTTGAGCCATTCCAGGAATATAACACCAAGCTCGCTGTTTCCTTGCAGAAAGTATAGCCCGCCATCATTTCCATTATCATTTCCGTCTTCCTCCACAGGCTGATGATGCTGAGAGGGAGCTTGTATTTGGTCTTCCTGGTGGTTGGGGGTTGCGCATGCTGACGATGCAGGTTTCCGTTCTTGAAACTGGTGATCATGATCTTGTTGTGGGGGGTTAACGTTTTCGCTCTCAAAAATTGAGCAGGGGTCCCAGATATCGCTGTTATCCAGCAGATCCATGTACCCGAAATTCTCCATCGCATTCATGCAATTCATATCCCTGTTGCTACAGTAGTCATCAGGTAGTGGAAGAATCTCCATGGAGGCGGTGGATGACAAGGCCGCCGCCGCAGCAGCAGCATTCACCACCTCATCACACTGCCTCTCCAGGGGGTGGTAGCGCTGCATTTCTGCCTCTGAATTACGGTGGAAAGAATCGTCCGGCTCTGACTTGAAAACTGCCCAAGAAGTAGCCGC encodes:
- the LOC113774107 gene encoding B3 domain-containing transcription factor ABI3; the encoded protein is MSKNASEALQAGDDGDGLMKGMDVIMEESAFPATAFDDDHMKQDEQVMSVNGGCGEREIWFGRDHRGHDQDSSLLDDDDDADVNNDPCSLFYTDFPPIPDFPCMSSSSSSSSTPLPARAVASTSSSSSSSSSSAATSWAVFKSEPDDSFHRNSEAEMQRYHPLERQCDEVVNAAAAAAALSSTASMEILPLPDDYCSNRDMNCMNAMENFGYMDLLDNSDIWDPCSIFESENVNPPQQDHDHQFQERKPASSACATPNHQEDQIQAPSQHHQPVEEDGNDNGNDGGLYFLQGNSELGVIFLEWLKQNKDHISAEDMRSIKLKRSTIECASKRLGCTKEGKKQLLKLILEWVEQYQLHKRRATEMGSRAAADFDPISYHYHEQAPAAAAAHETINPNPNPNPSPTTTDLINCKSVVPCSHQDPSTACLSPSPSPWVPPAPPCESCPNSLAAPFPPTMGGYACDPYSCAAAATVAVAVPVSNQTMNNANLYLVPAEYHQPTDSPQSWSGPYSMPQAQYNPFPDNTKLPVSGSQAQALYANPYPYQVFDGSSGERLVRYGSSATKEARKKRMARQRRISLHQYRHHHSHHHHTHQNQPQSLVNEQHATRIPAVGDDCTSNSPANPGNWIYWSPAVPPPAPAPMASTMRPLVSPDEPSHRQAPTQPVDRAYLQPQQNHQRQVPSSDRKQSWKTEKNLKFLLQKVLKQSDVGNLGRIVLPKKEAETHLPELESRDGIPIALEDIGTSNVWNMRYRFWPNNKSRMYLLENTGDFVRVNGLQEGDFIVIYSDTKCGKYLIRGVKVRQPGSKSEAKKPARRNQRNVPQAANNFALASFKQTVKRTTN